One stretch of Candidatus Falkowbacteria bacterium DNA includes these proteins:
- a CDS encoding bifunctional phosphoglucose/phosphomannose isomerase has translation MQALREQFDSQNLYQVIADLPKQFTTAFTETDLSIDKKTTKIVFCGMGGSALPANLLKTFLATAKTNFNIPFKINRDYSLPQVVDENWCGFFDSYSGNTEETLSAIEEAETKGLKQIVVLAHGGKLEKIAQEKGYKFIKIPDTKQPRMAYGYVMGALLKVLANSELVDLNFAELTSDVEKALSSEKEMQLQAEKLAKSLQNKIPVIYTSNIWKYVAMVWKINFNENTKTQSFWNAFPELNHNEMVGYTNIIGNYKIIILKDLEEHAHIQKRMDVFQKVLADKLDIEIIDMQSGSAFYKLLSTLLLGQWTSYYLALINKVDPTPVDLVEEFKKLI, from the coding sequence ATGCAGGCACTTCGTGAACAATTTGATTCACAAAATCTTTATCAAGTGATTGCCGACTTACCAAAGCAGTTTACAACTGCCTTTACTGAAACAGATCTTAGCATTGACAAGAAAACCACCAAAATAGTTTTTTGTGGTATGGGAGGCTCTGCCTTACCAGCCAATCTTTTGAAAACTTTTTTAGCAACAGCTAAAACAAATTTTAATATTCCTTTTAAGATCAACCGCGACTATTCTCTACCACAGGTGGTAGATGAAAACTGGTGCGGTTTTTTTGATTCTTATTCAGGAAATACAGAAGAGACCTTATCTGCAATAGAAGAAGCAGAAACCAAAGGCCTAAAACAAATTGTAGTTCTGGCACATGGCGGAAAGCTAGAAAAAATAGCTCAAGAAAAAGGATATAAGTTCATTAAAATTCCGGACACCAAACAACCACGTATGGCCTACGGCTACGTAATGGGCGCTCTACTGAAAGTTTTAGCCAATTCCGAGCTGGTAGACCTTAATTTCGCAGAATTAACCTCTGACGTGGAAAAAGCTTTATCTTCTGAGAAAGAAATGCAACTTCAGGCTGAGAAGTTAGCAAAATCTTTGCAAAATAAAATTCCAGTTATCTACACTTCCAACATCTGGAAGTATGTGGCGATGGTCTGGAAAATTAATTTCAACGAAAATACCAAGACCCAAAGTTTTTGGAATGCTTTTCCAGAATTAAACCACAATGAAATGGTAGGCTACACCAATATTATTGGCAACTACAAGATAATTATATTAAAAGATCTAGAAGAACATGCTCACATTCAAAAAAGAATGGATGTTTTCCAGAAAGTACTTGCTGACAAGCTGGACATTGAAATAATCGATATGCAATCTGGCTCAGCTTTTTACAAACTGTTAAGTACTTTACTACTTGGCCAATGGACTTCCTACTATTTAGCCCTAATCAATAAAGTTGATCCTACGCCTGTTGATTTAGTCGAAGAGTTCAAGAAACTGATTTAA